A portion of the Anaerolineales bacterium genome contains these proteins:
- a CDS encoding DUF2341 domain-containing protein: PTPTPTSTDTPTPTATETPTPTPTDTPTPTSTNTPTPTATATTPPWWDCDWDYRIQLTFDNLAQSENLNDFPILVTLNSGRIDYGQTQDMGQDIRFVDSDGVTVLAYEIEDWNESGDSYVWVDVPRIDGASNTDYIWMYYGNSTVGDGQDAGNTWVNYRGIWHLNEDQVGTGNAGLYQDSTSNGFDGDDQISATGKNGQIAAGQEFDGVDDYIYLGTTDIVDGTDTFTFTAWVNISSLPLLNGHYGVYSRFPGVDNGSLRVMVGQWAAANDSHLDISTNNGTWHDMLANSQAPTGTWTYLAAVYDGSGTVNFYFDGSPDGSVAYIEPSVAAGADQFVGTGEPGLFHIEGYIDELRLSNVYRSADWIAAQFDSMSDTFISYGGEEPSTAYCPVSALQILVAGAADASGNADFATLRYTEDGALDGTFDGDGIATVAIGAGDDVTRDIAIQSDDKIVVVGWNVVGAGNHDISVVRYNDDGSLDTSFDANGIVSLDIAGNYDHANAVAIQPDGKIVVIGSTYNGTDNDFAVVRYNSDGSLDTTFDANGVVTTNVNSAENRGLAGALQTDGKIVVGGWGYVGGDANFMVLRYNTDGSLDTTFDGNGIASANVGAGEDEEARAMVLQPDGKIILAGFVINNSSGHERLALVRFNSDGSLDTTFDGDGIVTTNVSVGDNEGAYGITLQSDGKIVVAGYADTDVDFAVLRYNEDGSLDTTFDGDGMLTTDIFSGGDDWAYDVEVQSDGAIVVAGFGTNGNTYVAVVRYNTDGSLDTTFDTDGIVTTDIVVGDDEARALVIQ, from the coding sequence CCGACGCCGACCCCGACATCAACCGATACGCCAACACCCACAGCGACGGAAACCCCAACGCCCACGCCGACCGATACGCCGACTCCCACGTCGACCAATACACCGACTCCCACAGCGACAGCTACGACACCACCCTGGTGGGATTGTGATTGGGACTATCGCATCCAGCTCACCTTCGACAACCTGGCGCAGTCCGAGAATCTGAACGACTTCCCCATCCTTGTTACGTTAAACAGCGGGCGTATCGATTACGGCCAGACGCAGGATATGGGTCAGGACATCCGTTTCGTAGACAGCGACGGAGTCACCGTGCTGGCGTACGAAATCGAAGATTGGAACGAAAGCGGAGATTCCTACGTGTGGGTCGACGTCCCGCGCATCGACGGAGCCTCGAACACGGACTACATCTGGATGTACTACGGGAACAGCACTGTCGGAGACGGCCAGGACGCCGGCAACACCTGGGTGAACTACCGCGGCATCTGGCATCTCAATGAGGATCAGGTGGGCACCGGAAACGCAGGCTTATATCAGGATTCCACGTCCAACGGCTTCGACGGCGACGATCAGATTTCCGCCACGGGGAAGAACGGCCAGATCGCTGCCGGGCAGGAGTTTGATGGGGTAGATGATTATATCTATCTGGGAACGACAGACATCGTCGATGGAACGGATACGTTTACCTTTACGGCCTGGGTGAATATCAGCAGCTTGCCTCTATTGAACGGGCACTATGGTGTGTACAGCCGCTTTCCGGGAGTGGATAACGGTTCCTTAAGGGTGATGGTCGGGCAGTGGGCGGCTGCGAATGATTCGCATCTTGATATTTCTACCAACAACGGAACCTGGCACGACATGTTGGCAAATTCACAAGCACCGACGGGCACATGGACGTACCTGGCCGCAGTTTACGATGGCAGCGGCACCGTGAATTTCTATTTCGACGGCAGTCCAGATGGTTCGGTTGCCTACATCGAACCGAGTGTGGCTGCGGGTGCAGACCAATTCGTTGGGACGGGAGAACCCGGGTTATTCCACATAGAAGGATACATCGATGAACTGCGTCTCTCCAACGTTTATCGTTCCGCTGACTGGATCGCGGCGCAATTCGACTCGATGAGCGATACGTTTATATCCTACGGCGGGGAAGAGCCATCGACGGCCTACTGCCCGGTATCTGCTTTGCAGATCCTGGTTGCCGGTGCCGCTGATGCATCCGGCAACGCCGACTTCGCCACACTGCGTTACACAGAGGATGGCGCTTTGGATGGCACTTTCGATGGCGATGGCATCGCCACGGTCGCAATCGGCGCAGGCGACGATGTTACCCGCGACATCGCCATCCAGTCCGACGATAAAATCGTCGTCGTCGGATGGAACGTTGTCGGTGCGGGAAATCATGACATCAGCGTCGTGCGCTACAACGACGACGGCAGCCTGGACACATCCTTCGACGCAAACGGGATCGTCTCCCTGGACATCGCCGGGAATTACGATCATGCCAACGCAGTCGCCATTCAGCCCGATGGAAAGATCGTGGTGATCGGATCCACCTACAACGGCACGGACAACGATTTTGCCGTCGTGCGCTACAACAGCGACGGCAGCCTGGATACGACTTTCGATGCAAACGGGGTGGTGACGACGAACGTAAATTCCGCGGAGAACCGGGGACTCGCCGGCGCGCTTCAAACGGATGGGAAGATCGTCGTCGGGGGTTGGGGATATGTCGGCGGAGACGCGAATTTCATGGTGTTGCGCTACAACACCGACGGCAGCCTGGACACCACGTTCGACGGCAATGGTATCGCCAGCGCAAACGTGGGCGCCGGTGAGGACGAGGAAGCACGTGCGATGGTGCTTCAGCCAGACGGCAAGATCATATTGGCGGGATTCGTCATCAATAATTCATCGGGTCACGAGCGTCTGGCGCTGGTGCGTTTCAACTCGGATGGCAGTCTGGATACGACGTTCGACGGGGATGGCATCGTAACGACCAACGTCTCTGTGGGAGACAACGAAGGTGCATACGGCATTACGCTGCAGTCCGACGGCAAAATCGTCGTCGCCGGATATGCGGATACGGATGTCGACTTTGCCGTGCTGCGGTACAACGAGGATGGCAGCCTGGATACGACTTTCGACGGTGATGGGATGCTGACGACGGACATTTTCAGCGGTGGAGACGATTGGGCCTACGACGTCGAAGTCCAATCCGACGGTGCGATCGTCGTCGCAGGATTTGGAACGAACGGAAATACCTACGTCGCCGTCGTGCGTTACAACACGGACGGTTCGCTCGATACTACGTTTGATACTGATGGAATCGTGACCACCGATATCGTGGTGGGCGACGATGAGGCGCGTGCGTTGGTTATCCAATGA
- a CDS encoding response regulator, which produces MIEIKALVADDDPQLQDIMVRRLQKAGLNPDRANDGQMALDLIEKNNYDLIVTDIYMPGVTGLALLRRAKERDPYCQVIVVTASATLDNAVEALNKGAFGYMTKPFDHISVFNNMIARALEFRKLILANQRMVASQRKRGDLLEAEVTERVQQLRQRHKELMDLLGALPDGVIVVGDDGRIRLRSPVAENWLTIELNSENQPIRDFIVKAHAAGGSWETQVTLGDHILNLRSAELPAVDKSKRRVVIIREIGSQEVHFDPGLAEPLGKIRRSIDWLEKNQQRSDLSSSLEFLRLQVSEIENLAQLPADPQEPKVEAQETVAAEGGEEPAQVHTQDVHASASPVAEQQHGGNGRTKSGKLIYAVPKEPTGVMEIRASDSPPNGESRDLDDPESDSEADPYATKIFSEEEVESAYEGKPDPIEREKAFEKLIAMLEGGASVGVSGQLDSENGVLVDAEPVENGKEPSTAGREDTPWPPLPPSKET; this is translated from the coding sequence ATGATTGAAATCAAAGCTTTGGTCGCCGATGACGATCCACAACTTCAGGACATCATGGTGCGCCGCCTGCAGAAAGCAGGCCTTAATCCGGATCGTGCCAACGATGGACAGATGGCGCTGGATCTCATCGAGAAGAACAACTACGACTTGATCGTTACCGATATTTATATGCCTGGTGTGACGGGTTTGGCGCTGCTGCGACGGGCGAAGGAACGGGATCCGTACTGTCAGGTCATCGTCGTCACGGCTTCAGCGACCTTGGACAACGCCGTGGAGGCACTAAATAAAGGCGCCTTCGGTTACATGACCAAGCCGTTCGATCACATCAGCGTGTTCAACAACATGATTGCCAGAGCGCTCGAATTTCGCAAGCTCATCCTGGCCAATCAACGTATGGTGGCGTCGCAGCGCAAGCGCGGTGATCTGCTCGAAGCGGAAGTTACGGAACGAGTGCAGCAGCTCCGCCAACGTCACAAGGAACTGATGGATTTGCTTGGTGCTTTGCCGGATGGGGTCATTGTCGTCGGGGATGATGGCCGTATCAGACTCCGCAGCCCGGTGGCAGAAAATTGGTTGACGATCGAGTTGAATTCCGAAAATCAACCCATACGCGATTTTATCGTGAAGGCGCACGCAGCAGGCGGTTCGTGGGAGACACAGGTAACGCTCGGCGATCACATTCTGAACCTGCGTTCCGCAGAGCTGCCGGCCGTTGATAAATCGAAACGCCGCGTGGTGATTATTCGAGAGATCGGTTCACAGGAAGTCCATTTCGATCCAGGTTTGGCTGAACCTCTGGGAAAAATCCGCCGAAGTATCGATTGGCTCGAGAAGAACCAGCAGCGCAGCGATCTTTCCAGTTCTCTGGAATTTTTGCGACTTCAAGTTTCGGAAATCGAGAATCTCGCACAGTTACCTGCAGATCCCCAGGAACCGAAGGTGGAGGCGCAGGAGACAGTTGCAGCGGAGGGGGGCGAAGAACCAGCTCAGGTGCATACGCAGGATGTCCATGCGAGCGCATCACCGGTTGCCGAACAGCAGCATGGCGGCAATGGCCGTACAAAAAGCGGAAAGTTGATCTACGCCGTCCCGAAAGAGCCAACCGGGGTGATGGAAATCCGAGCGTCGGATTCCCCGCCGAATGGCGAATCCAGGGATCTAGACGACCCCGAATCCGACTCGGAAGCCGATCCATACGCAACGAAGATATTTTCCGAAGAAGAAGTCGAGTCGGCTTATGAAGGAAAGCCGGATCCGATCGAGAGAGAGAAAGCGTTCGAGAAACTGATTGCCATGCTTGAAGGCGGCGCCTCTGTCGGAGTGAGCGGGCAATTGGATTCGGAGAACGGCGTTCTGGTGGACGCAGAGCCAGTAGAGAACGGAAAGGAGCCATCTACTGCCGGTCGGGAGGACACTCCCTGGCCGCCCTTGCCGCCCTCCAAAGAAACTTAG
- the secF gene encoding protein translocase subunit SecF, giving the protein MLNIVGKRYWFFALSLIVIVPGVIALIIWGLPLAIDFTGGSILEVRFESGSPPAPAEVVGLYDELGILDPLAQSAGTTDIVVRSKLIDETAKAAIMDEMETRFGGPITLLRFDSVGPSIGIEVAQQAAGAIALAAIFILLYITYAFRGVPNARRFGIAAIIAMLHDVAVVIGMEAILGHFLGWEVDALFLTALLTVIGFSVHDSIVVFDRIRENQRIHRSLDFEVLVNHSIVQTLDRSINTQLTVMLTLLALLLFGGVTTRHFVTILLIGVFSGTYSSIFNASPILVVWENREWHRWFRRKSPAAA; this is encoded by the coding sequence ATGTTGAACATCGTCGGCAAACGTTATTGGTTTTTCGCCCTCTCCTTGATCGTGATCGTCCCCGGCGTCATCGCACTGATCATCTGGGGATTGCCTCTCGCAATCGACTTTACGGGAGGCAGCATTTTGGAAGTGCGCTTCGAATCCGGTTCCCCTCCTGCTCCAGCAGAAGTCGTCGGTTTGTATGATGAACTCGGCATCCTCGATCCGCTCGCCCAAAGCGCAGGCACGACGGACATCGTCGTGCGCAGCAAGCTGATCGACGAAACGGCCAAGGCCGCGATCATGGATGAAATGGAGACACGGTTCGGAGGACCGATCACGTTACTTCGCTTCGATTCGGTCGGGCCATCGATTGGGATTGAGGTCGCACAGCAGGCCGCGGGTGCAATCGCTTTAGCGGCGATCTTCATTCTGCTCTACATTACTTACGCCTTCCGCGGTGTGCCCAACGCAAGACGCTTCGGAATCGCCGCCATCATCGCCATGCTCCATGATGTCGCTGTGGTCATCGGCATGGAAGCGATCCTCGGCCACTTTCTCGGATGGGAAGTCGATGCACTTTTCTTAACCGCCCTGCTTACGGTGATCGGTTTTTCGGTTCACGATTCGATCGTGGTCTTCGACCGCATCCGTGAAAATCAGCGCATCCACCGCAGTCTCGACTTCGAAGTGCTGGTCAATCACTCCATCGTCCAAACGCTCGATCGCTCGATCAACACACAACTTACGGTAATGTTGACGTTGCTGGCGCTTCTGCTTTTCGGCGGCGTGACGACACGGCACTTCGTTACCATATTGTTGATCGGTGTATTTAGCGGGACGTACTCCTCGATCTTCAACGCGTCTCCGATTCTCGTGGTCTGGGAAAATCGGGAATGGCATCGGTGGTTCCGACGCAAAAGTCCGGCCGCAGCCTAG
- the secD gene encoding protein translocase subunit SecD, protein MFKSYYRRFVFILIIIAGAIWIVLPGNPGIHLSSWQKEFKVIQGLDLQGGLRVLLEADLPATTEIAADQLDTAASIIEKRVNALGVTEPIVQVAGTRRILVELPGIGDPAEAVATLKETGLLEFIEMSIDDVYALTPGQRIQTDFGLNTSETSTENLPTTTPTAEETQATPTEELPAPTPSDGEAQPTPSGDETTSQPAEKIFHTVLTGAALENAGVTRDSVGNISVGLTFTTDGAQIFADYTASHIGGILGIVLDKQLISYPRITQAIPGGNASITGNYTLEEANNLAVQLRYGSLPIPLKVVENKTVGPTLGQDSLQKSTVAGLIGLSVVMAFMILYYRLPGFLADLALLCYATITFALFKAIPVTLTLPGIAGFVLSIGVAVDANVLIFERLKEELRSGRNLHKAIDLGFSRAWPSIRDSNISTLITCLILYWFGNTFGASIVKGFSITLALGVLVSLFTAITVTRTFLHIVLDNIRFAEHPRWFGV, encoded by the coding sequence ATGTTCAAGAGCTACTACAGACGCTTCGTTTTCATCCTGATCATTATCGCCGGTGCGATATGGATCGTACTTCCAGGCAACCCGGGAATCCACCTGTCATCCTGGCAAAAAGAATTCAAGGTCATCCAAGGATTGGACCTGCAAGGGGGACTGCGCGTGCTGCTCGAGGCCGATCTTCCCGCAACGACAGAAATCGCAGCGGATCAACTGGACACCGCGGCATCGATTATCGAGAAGCGGGTGAACGCGCTTGGCGTAACAGAACCCATCGTCCAGGTTGCGGGTACGCGCCGTATCCTGGTCGAACTGCCCGGGATTGGGGATCCGGCGGAGGCCGTCGCGACCCTCAAAGAGACGGGATTGTTGGAATTCATAGAAATGAGTATCGACGACGTTTACGCACTCACTCCCGGGCAACGCATCCAGACTGATTTCGGCCTGAACACGAGTGAAACATCAACGGAGAATCTCCCAACCACAACGCCAACTGCTGAAGAAACGCAGGCAACGCCCACAGAAGAACTCCCTGCCCCCACGCCGTCTGACGGAGAGGCACAACCTACACCAAGCGGGGATGAAACCACCAGCCAACCGGCAGAGAAGATTTTTCACACCGTTCTCACCGGTGCAGCGTTGGAAAACGCTGGCGTGACAAGGGATTCGGTCGGCAACATTTCCGTAGGGTTGACATTTACTACGGATGGCGCACAAATCTTTGCCGATTACACCGCATCGCACATCGGTGGAATCCTGGGAATCGTCCTGGACAAGCAGCTCATCTCCTATCCCCGGATCACACAAGCCATTCCGGGAGGCAACGCCTCCATCACTGGCAATTACACCTTGGAAGAGGCGAACAACCTGGCCGTTCAGCTTCGCTACGGCTCCCTGCCCATCCCGCTGAAGGTCGTCGAGAATAAAACTGTAGGGCCAACCCTCGGTCAGGACTCGCTTCAGAAAAGCACGGTTGCGGGCCTCATTGGGCTCAGCGTCGTGATGGCATTCATGATCTTGTACTACCGTCTTCCCGGTTTTTTAGCCGATCTGGCGCTGCTGTGCTATGCGACGATCACATTCGCGCTCTTCAAAGCCATTCCCGTCACGCTCACGCTGCCCGGTATCGCAGGATTTGTGCTCTCGATCGGCGTGGCGGTGGACGCCAATGTGCTCATATTCGAACGCTTGAAGGAAGAGCTGCGCAGCGGGCGCAATTTGCACAAGGCCATCGACCTCGGTTTTTCGCGCGCCTGGCCTTCGATACGAGACTCGAATATTTCGACGCTGATCACCTGTCTGATCCTGTATTGGTTCGGCAATACCTTCGGTGCCAGCATCGTGAAAGGTTTTTCCATCACGCTGGCTCTGGGTGTACTGGTCAGTTTGTTCACTGCGATCACCGTCACGCGAACCTTCCTACACATCGTGCTGGATAACATACGCTTCGCGGAACACCCGCGTTGGTTCGGAGTTTAG
- a CDS encoding SpoIIE family protein phosphatase, whose protein sequence is MQAQFAAAKIGKYATSESGDTLEMVERPSGGLSFVLVDGQRSGKSAKAISNIVARKAISLLADGVRDGAVARAASDYLYTHRAGKVMATLNILSVDLLSQTLVIVRNNHAPVILIRDNEIQEIDDPVEPVGIRKAIRPSIHEYPLSEGLAAVVYTDGLMYAGERKGQRMDVNRCVRDLHKAGQPNPQEWASHLLSQALQLDEGRPGDDISVLVMCILPDDKNDVRYLYARMPLK, encoded by the coding sequence ATGCAAGCACAGTTTGCAGCCGCGAAGATCGGAAAATATGCGACCTCCGAGAGCGGAGACACACTTGAAATGGTAGAACGCCCGAGCGGCGGATTGTCTTTTGTCTTGGTCGACGGTCAAAGATCGGGTAAGTCCGCAAAGGCGATATCCAACATTGTGGCCAGAAAAGCGATCAGCCTGCTGGCCGATGGCGTTCGAGACGGCGCTGTAGCTCGAGCCGCCTCGGACTATCTGTATACGCATCGTGCCGGCAAAGTGATGGCGACGCTCAACATCCTCTCCGTCGATTTGCTCAGCCAGACTCTGGTCATCGTTCGTAACAATCACGCGCCCGTGATCTTGATTCGAGACAACGAAATTCAGGAGATCGACGATCCCGTAGAACCAGTCGGAATTCGGAAAGCGATCCGCCCGTCGATCCACGAATACCCGCTTAGCGAGGGCCTGGCAGCGGTCGTATATACCGATGGGCTGATGTACGCCGGTGAGCGCAAAGGACAGCGCATGGACGTCAATCGATGTGTCCGAGATCTCCACAAAGCCGGCCAGCCGAATCCGCAGGAATGGGCCTCGCATCTCTTGAGTCAAGCCCTGCAGCTCGATGAAGGCCGTCCCGGGGACGACATCAGCGTTCTCGTCATGTGCATCCTGCCCGACGACAAGAATGACGTACGCTATCTCTACGCACGCATGCCCTTGAAGTAA
- a CDS encoding response regulator, whose protein sequence is MENNAIHLPSAMVQAISLVADMVGDTNYSVVSEYPAHLPAIEGDEDRLVKVIASLVAYIVRTSTHDEVRVRAEFVSAGDQLNALGLSDEKTHDLQSRAPWIIVTISNVGPEISLPIVKIPAEKEELTQPHTENVFRLSQCEKIVSTFGGHLWFLGDGERGKRLHLALPLQATQVRDADLSPLRRIVEDRLPEGGESRNTILVLVEEPAIRDLLVKELETAGYQIFEASSAGDVLPLARERQPDLILLDLLARDPTAMDIAMVLKHDRIAQGIPLIFLTTTSDPDGSVHLGAANFLVRPVGTGALLATVRAVLHSGFKPATRVLVVEANEATRENMVMMIQAHGHRVTVATGPEEALALAERVEPGLVLVNVHLAQERDYWLLRGLRQLSQESTIFVLADVLSEEEGRAAMSRGASGYGDTGKLSDILDLVGGDDEG, encoded by the coding sequence ATGGAAAATAATGCGATTCACTTACCGTCAGCCATGGTGCAGGCGATCAGTCTCGTCGCAGATATGGTTGGCGATACGAATTATTCCGTTGTGTCGGAATATCCTGCCCATTTACCGGCGATCGAAGGGGATGAAGACCGCCTGGTCAAGGTTATCGCCAGCCTCGTAGCATACATCGTCCGAACCTCGACGCACGACGAAGTGCGTGTGCGTGCCGAGTTTGTCTCGGCAGGAGACCAGTTGAATGCGTTGGGTCTCTCGGATGAAAAAACGCACGATCTTCAGAGTCGTGCCCCCTGGATCATCGTAACCATCAGCAACGTCGGCCCGGAAATCTCCTTGCCGATCGTGAAAATTCCTGCCGAGAAAGAAGAACTCACCCAGCCTCACACTGAGAACGTTTTCCGCTTATCGCAATGTGAAAAAATCGTTTCGACTTTCGGAGGCCATTTATGGTTCCTGGGTGACGGGGAACGCGGAAAACGCTTGCATCTGGCATTGCCTTTGCAGGCGACGCAGGTCAGGGATGCCGATTTGTCACCATTGCGGCGGATCGTGGAGGACCGACTGCCCGAGGGGGGAGAATCCAGAAATACGATACTCGTCTTGGTGGAGGAGCCAGCAATCCGTGATCTGCTCGTCAAGGAGCTTGAAACCGCCGGATACCAGATATTCGAGGCTTCCAGCGCAGGAGACGTTCTGCCGCTGGCACGGGAACGCCAACCGGATTTGATATTACTCGATTTATTGGCACGTGATCCGACGGCGATGGACATCGCCATGGTCTTGAAGCACGATCGCATTGCCCAAGGTATACCGTTGATTTTTTTGACCACGACGAGCGATCCGGACGGAAGCGTACATCTGGGCGCAGCGAATTTTCTCGTTCGTCCGGTCGGAACCGGCGCGCTCCTGGCTACCGTACGCGCAGTGCTGCACTCGGGCTTCAAGCCGGCCACTCGTGTCCTCGTGGTCGAAGCGAACGAAGCAACACGTGAGAACATGGTTATGATGATCCAGGCTCACGGTCACCGCGTAACCGTAGCAACCGGCCCGGAAGAAGCATTGGCACTCGCCGAACGAGTCGAACCCGGCCTCGTGCTGGTGAACGTGCATTTGGCGCAGGAGCGTGATTACTGGCTGCTGCGCGGCTTACGCCAGCTCTCACAGGAAAGTACCATCTTCGTTCTCGCCGATGTACTCAGTGAGGAGGAAGGAAGGGCAGCCATGAGTCGGGGCGCATCTGGCTACGGGGATACCGGCAAGCTCTCCGACATACTCGATCTCGTCGGGGGGGACGACGAAGGATAG
- a CDS encoding L,D-transpeptidase encodes MTATLTRRNFVKLSALAASGMVFKPLPPIESSGPIGLGRVTVSSIGLYSEPAFQAARRAYIKRDTLLTLLESVRADDGPVHNPVWFQISDGYVHSGQIQCVSWKPAQPREDVPENGALFEVCVPFTRTYREPDPQSDPLYRLYYQSTAWVIAVEKGSDGRTWYCLLDDLLKYRYYARAEHLRFVEAEELEPISTHLEPHEKRLEVSLAYQELRAYEKDELVFRTSISSGIPSHDPGPNGIPTATPQGRFYITKKTPLRHMGDGHLTSSLEAYELPGVPWVSFFHHTGVAFHGTYWHTDFGRPKSHGCINMRSEEAKWLFRWSTPVIGVDEMLKAGHGTTVDVF; translated from the coding sequence ATGACAGCGACGTTGACTCGGCGCAATTTCGTCAAACTCTCCGCATTGGCTGCAAGCGGGATGGTTTTCAAGCCGCTTCCCCCGATCGAATCCAGCGGACCTATTGGCTTGGGACGCGTGACCGTTTCCTCGATCGGGCTTTACAGCGAACCCGCCTTCCAGGCTGCCCGCCGAGCATACATCAAGCGAGATACGTTGTTGACACTGCTGGAAAGTGTCCGTGCAGACGATGGACCGGTTCACAATCCGGTCTGGTTTCAAATTTCCGACGGATATGTTCATTCTGGCCAAATCCAATGCGTGAGTTGGAAACCGGCGCAGCCCCGCGAAGACGTGCCCGAAAATGGCGCACTCTTCGAAGTCTGTGTGCCGTTTACCCGCACGTACCGGGAACCCGATCCCCAATCCGATCCACTATACCGCCTGTATTACCAATCCACAGCTTGGGTCATCGCGGTCGAAAAGGGCAGCGACGGAAGAACGTGGTATTGCCTGCTCGATGATCTCCTTAAATACCGTTACTACGCGCGTGCCGAGCATCTCCGCTTCGTTGAGGCGGAAGAACTGGAACCGATTTCCACACATCTGGAACCGCATGAAAAACGTCTCGAAGTCTCTCTGGCCTATCAGGAATTGCGCGCTTACGAGAAGGATGAACTCGTTTTCCGTACGAGCATCTCGAGTGGAATCCCCAGCCACGATCCGGGCCCAAATGGGATCCCCACCGCCACACCGCAGGGAAGATTCTACATAACCAAGAAAACACCATTACGGCATATGGGAGACGGGCATCTCACCTCAAGCCTGGAAGCCTACGAGCTTCCCGGGGTTCCATGGGTTTCCTTCTTCCACCACACGGGCGTGGCGTTCCACGGCACGTATTGGCACACGGATTTTGGCCGCCCTAAAAGCCACGGTTGCATTAATATGCGCTCCGAAGAAGCGAAGTGGCTCTTCCGATGGTCGACACCGGTGATCGGGGTCGACGAAATGCTCAAAGCCGGCCACGGCACGACCGTGGACGTGTTCTGA
- the thpR gene encoding RNA 2',3'-cyclic phosphodiesterase encodes MRDVRCFIAISLPENIVQRLAQQISSIKEAVPQGVVRWVREDNIHLTLKFLGNVPSNELPEIANSLQRLAAHHAAFDFEVVSFGCFPKMNSPRTLWIGIREPSGVLLSLISDLEDELASLGFPRERRRFHPHLTIGRLKRNADRDARTALAERLTQIKVGRIGSVQARDIRLMRSELQPTGAVYSQLSVAALEEAA; translated from the coding sequence TTGCGTGACGTACGCTGTTTTATCGCCATAAGCCTACCTGAAAACATCGTTCAGCGATTGGCTCAACAAATATCAAGCATCAAGGAAGCCGTACCGCAAGGTGTGGTCCGTTGGGTGCGGGAAGATAACATTCACCTGACGTTGAAATTCCTGGGGAACGTCCCTTCGAACGAGCTCCCAGAGATTGCCAATTCTCTGCAACGTCTGGCCGCTCATCACGCTGCCTTCGACTTTGAAGTCGTTTCCTTTGGCTGTTTTCCGAAAATGAATTCCCCTCGTACGTTATGGATCGGAATCCGCGAGCCCAGCGGCGTCCTGCTGAGCTTAATATCGGATCTCGAGGACGAACTCGCAAGCCTGGGTTTTCCGCGCGAGCGGCGCAGATTCCATCCGCATCTCACAATCGGTCGTTTGAAACGCAATGCCGATCGAGATGCAAGGACTGCGTTGGCCGAACGCCTCACCCAGATTAAAGTGGGACGGATAGGCAGCGTCCAGGCTCGCGATATCCGTTTGATGCGCAGCGAGCTTCAACCGACCGGAGCAGTGTACAGCCAATTATCTGTCGCTGCCCTCGAGGAGGCCGCTTGA
- a CDS encoding TIGR00725 family protein produces MSFERKPVVSVIGAGDISPEQDADAEKVGALLAERGMILACGGRGGVMEAACRGAIRAGGLTIGFLPGLELRAANPYLSIALPTGLNHARNVLVILAGQVVIAVGGGYGTLSEIAIALKMGKKVIGLNTWRAENHRGAFADIYEVESAEEAVSTAASFISSNGPGI; encoded by the coding sequence TTGAGTTTCGAGCGTAAACCTGTGGTATCCGTGATCGGAGCCGGAGACATCTCTCCTGAACAGGATGCCGATGCCGAAAAAGTAGGGGCTTTGCTTGCCGAACGGGGAATGATCCTTGCTTGTGGTGGACGAGGCGGAGTGATGGAAGCGGCATGCCGCGGTGCGATTCGAGCGGGTGGATTGACCATTGGATTCCTGCCCGGGTTGGAATTACGAGCGGCAAATCCATATTTATCCATCGCGCTGCCGACCGGGCTCAACCACGCGCGCAACGTTTTGGTGATCCTTGCGGGACAAGTAGTGATCGCAGTCGGGGGAGGATATGGTACCTTGTCAGAGATAGCGATCGCGTTAAAGATGGGAAAGAAAGTAATCGGACTGAATACCTGGCGTGCGGAAAATCATCGTGGAGCGTTTGCCGATATCTACGAGGTCGAATCTGCCGAAGAAGCCGTATCAACCGCCGCTTCATTTATATCGTCGAACGGACCAGGTATATAA
- the rsfS gene encoding ribosome silencing factor, with protein MTETALDLAHTIVEILDEKKGDNILLLDLVGVCSFTDYFVICTAGSERTLKALADEVHMQVKEKLSKIPKSIEGNASSGWILIDYGDVILHLFSRELRAYYKLEELWQEGKVLLRIQ; from the coding sequence ATGACGGAAACTGCTTTAGATCTTGCACACACCATTGTGGAGATACTCGATGAGAAAAAGGGGGACAATATTCTGCTTCTTGATCTGGTGGGAGTATGCTCCTTCACCGATTATTTCGTGATTTGTACTGCGGGCAGCGAGCGTACACTCAAGGCGCTTGCAGATGAAGTTCACATGCAGGTGAAAGAGAAACTCTCGAAAATTCCCAAAAGTATCGAAGGAAATGCAAGCAGCGGCTGGATCCTTATCGATTATGGCGACGTAATCCTGCATCTATTTTCGCGGGAATTACGGGCGTACTACAAACTCGAGGAATTGTGGCAGGAAGGTAAGGTTCTTCTGCGGATCCAGTGA